The genomic region TGCGATTTATGGCAGGGGTGACTTTAGCACCAAAACTTCAAATAGAGGGGCTGGATCAGCATTGTTATTTGAAGTAAATATTTCCTTAAAATATTCCTCGGCAACCGTAGCAATCTCTCCATGAGTGGTGGCATAGCTTCTATCATTCTTTTCTGATCTCCAGATTTTATTTCTCCGAATCTGATATTGGTAGGATTAATGGAAGAATTTAGTATTTTTGTCACCCTCATTCAACCATTTTATCATTGGTTTGCCTTTTCAATAGCTCTCTTTTTTGGAATACGCCATTTCAAGTTCCTTTTCCAGCTCATTCAGTTAGTTTCCGCCATTGATTCCTGCTTCTCTGAGGGCCTCAATCCTATAAAGAAGGTTCTCAATCTCCTTTTTAGAATTGGATTTGGATGACTGTTGCCAAAACACTAATTGATGACGACACATCTTCATTTTTTGTGCAAGAATAAATATTGCTGAACCCTCAAACCTGGAGCTCCAAGCAGCATCGATGACATTCCTTATTTCCTCCATTCCACACCAATGatcttggaatttgaatctttTCTTGGACTTCTCCATTTGAGGATTAGTATCCAAGAAGAGTGGCACGTGATCAGACCCATTTTCCATCAATTTAATCACTGAAGCAGCAGGGTAGATTTTCAACCAGCCCCCTGGAGCGAGCATTCTATCCAATCTCTCGGCAATATCCTCCGAACCCCTTCTTTTATTTGATAATGTGAATGGTCTCCCTACCATGCCCAAGTCCATTAATCCATTTCCATCAATGAAATTAGAAAACTCAAACATAATAGCCTAGGATTTAAGGTCTCCTCccatcttctcttgttgattcaCAATGGCATTAAAGTCTCCGAAAATAATGATATTTTCGGATAACTGTTAGTTGTTGAATAACTGTTAAGATCTCTTCGAATTGAGTTAGCCTTTCATGATCCAAACAGCTTAAGTGAACACCCACCAATTCCCATGAAGAGTTATTAGATGTGTCATTTACCTTTGTAGCTGTATAGTAATTTCCAACAACAATTACTTCGAGATCTAGGTCTTCTTTCCAAGCTAGAATTGTTCCTTTCGCTGTCCCAATTGGATTATTAATCTTCCATTCACAAATCTGCAGCTTCTCAATTTTCTTTCTACTATGCGGGATTGGTTTTTAGTTTCACAGATGAACACAATCTCGCGGAAGAGTGGGATTGACATATCCCTTTAAGATTCTGGACtgtcaggggtctccccaaaccccgaCAGTTCCAGCTTAGTAGCTTCATGGGTCTTTGGGTGCCATTTGACGGCTGGCACCCTCCACCTCATTCTCAATTAATCGCTCTTTCTCTAAACACGTTTTTTTCAACTTCCTTCATTCTCCTTTCCACTATTGCTTCTCTTATTGCCAACATAAGTCTTGATAATATTGTCTCTTATTCTTGCTATCTGCTTCAGTTTtactttcttatttttgcattctGTTCTGTTTTCAGAAATAGCCACATATTCCTCAGTATTCATTTGAATAGATAGCTCTCTAAGAACATTTAGCGAatcagcacctgaattagtgttaGCAATCTCTACTTCTGCATCTTTATCTTTCTGCACGTTAGAACTATTTGCCATTAATTGCTTGGAAGTTGGTTGCTGCTTCTTGTCTTTCATACTCAAACTTGAAAAGCTCTCTAGAAGTCACATTGGGGCTGATTTCTTCCTTGGTTGTGCAAGAGAATGACCATCAGCTCTAGTTTTTCTTGAATCATCATATTTTCTCCTTTCAACTCTCCTTCCAATAATGATTGACAATTTCTTGTCTCATGTCCAAGGGAGGCATAGTAATTGCAAAACACACCAATACATTCATACCTCAAACTCATCTCTAGAGGTTGTTGATTCGGCCCCCCTCTAAACACGTTTTTTTCCAACTTCCTTCATTCTCCTTTCCACTATTGTTTCTTTTATTGCCAACATAAGTCTTGATAATATTGTCTCTTATTCTTGCTATCTGCTTCAGTTTtactttcttatttttgcattctGTTCTGTTTTCAGAAATAGCCACATATTCCTCAGTATTCATTTGAATAGATAGCTCTCTAAGAACATTTAGCGAatcagcacctgaattagtgttaGCAATCTCCACTTCTGCATCTTTATCTTTCTGCACGTTAGAACTATTTGCCATTAATTGCTTGGAAGTTGGTTGCTGCTTCTTGTCTTTCATACTCAAACTTGAAAAGCTCTCTAGAAGTCACATTGGGGCTGATTTCTTCCTTGGTTGTGCAAGAGAATGACCATCAGCTCTAGTTTTTCTTGAATCATCATATTTTCTCCTTTCAACTCTCCTTCCAATAATGATTGACAATTTCTTGTCTCATGTCCAAGGGAGGCATAGTAATTGCAAAACACACCAATACATTCATACCTCAAACTCATCTCTAGAGGTTGTTGATTCGGCCCCATCAATTTTATGTTGTCTCTTAGCTTTTATCACCCTCCAGTTCCACCTTCGCTTTGATAATCCGAGATTTTTTATCTTTGACCTCGAAAAAATCAAGGTCGGAGATGAACCTAATTTACTCCCTAATTTACGTCCAACCTCCAGGGTTTTGAATTGTTTTGGCAAACCCCAGAATTGAACTCAAATAAGGATTGCAGAGATCATTATTTCTCGTGAGGCCTCGTCCTCCTCCCAATGCTTAACGTGTAGGATATAATTCTTAAAGAGCCATGGGGAGCCTCTTTCAATTCTCAGCATATCTGTTTCTTTCTCAAACAAAAATTGAAATAGATTCTTACCTTTGTTCACCACTCTGAATCTTTCAGGTCTACCCCAAATAGCATGCATGGCACCTTCCATTATTCCAACAGAAAAATGTCTTTTCGCAAAAATTCTTCTTGAAAGACTCTTCGTACATGCTTGTACTCCTTCCGAGATGTCTTCTTCATCAAGGATGACAATCTCTTCTTCTTCGCTCTCCTTCTCATGTCTAGGACGCTCAGGATCAGACCTAAGATCATCCATTCTGTTTGTTAATTAGAATTTTAATAGAGGGCACTAAAACCCTAGAAGAGCACTAGGAACCCTAATGAGCACTTTTAATATATCTTCTAAATTCTATTTTGGTGAAcacaacttttttatttattaataataataaaagtaaaagtacaTCAAAACAAATTACTATCATTTTGCAGACTTTACTTGTGCTAAAAATATCATACTTTACCTGTTGTTGTTGAAATTGAAAAAGTCTtcttttttgtaattaaaaaaaaaagtaaggaaGAAAATGAATCGGAACCAAAACTATTTTTTCCATTTCAAGTAAAGGAGATCCTTTTTAAGTAAAAGAGATTACAAAAATGATGTTAAAGAGATTACAAAAATGATGTTGGATCTCAGAAATTAATTGTATAAATTAGCTATACAAAATTGTAAGCTTTCCAAGACAGACTAAATCCCATGCTTAAAGTTAAAAAAAACATACCAAAAGATATGTAAAAGACTCAACATATgctaaatttaaaaattgttGAGGGTAGATCTTATGCTAGCACCCTTCCCAACTGCAATGGAAGTTACCAGCCTAATCTATGGGTCTTCTTGAATCTTGATTGCGCATTGACTCCATTCAGGTAAGTAAATTGAAATTGATATCCAATGTTCTATGGAATCCATTGAATAATTAGTTTATAGTCTCTTGTTAAAGGGATTTAAATCCCCTGGCTGGGAGGAGCATAAATTACAAGAAACATGGTCCTATGAAGTTAAATTTTGAAGTGTAGAGGCAGGTTTCAATTTCAAGGTATAAACAGTTGGAAGTGTGTTGTTTCTATCAATTCGTCAACTTTACAAGGTTCAAGTATTGATATTAAACTCTCTAATCATTTTCAGAATACATAAttatctctctctcacacacaatTACATTATTTTGACTAAAAAGCTAAATCCTGGAGTCAAGTGGCCTAATGAAAAAGCATGTTTCAGATgaaacaccaaatttttttttgtagaaaCACCAAAAAACCAAATAGACTTCATGATTCTCGTTTGTTCACCATGGTGACGCTCCTTACGTTTTTTATAAAATGTATTAATAATTAATCAGTTAAACTAATTTTTATAGAAATAAATTTGTTAATCTTAAATATTTAATCATATTATTATGTGTATATAACAATTATTTACCCTTTTATAATATATGCtagaataaaaaatacatattaaaaatatgtaaaataaatATATAGAGTGATTTTTCTAGTGCAAAATAACTAACTTTATAAAATCTTTATCATTAAAAACTAATATAAATACATCACAAAtgtaaaagaaggaaaaaaagaaataaagagcaTAATTTGTTTATGAAAATATTACTTTTGCATTTATATAAGCAGAGGGGCTTTCTTGAAGAGTTTAGGATTCTATTTTTTGtgagcttttttttttaaatttagttgaaATTATAAAAGTGGTGTAGTTTTCTCTGTAGATTACTACTATTGGAAGAGTTTTCTGTGTTATTAGAAATCTCTACCTCTGTTGGTGTGTTCAGTCCAATGTGCTTTTATCAATCTATTTAACATTGTTGtaactttctttttcaaataaaaatgtgATTTAAGCCCACCAACTTGATTTGTTCCCTTTCGTCTTTGGTAATATTTACGGGTATGCCCTTCATGGGTGGGGGGCTCTTTTACTTGGGCATTTTTCatcaataaaaaaattcattattttcaaaaaaattgaaagaacattatttactaaaatacgacttttataataatttaatttaataaaaataaatatattcctATTATTACTTTcgtataattaattatattgggttgttttcacatttaaattttaattaattaattaaattaaataatttcctaaAATTAATCCCCATGTAACCTTTTATTTTAATAGACATTTCTCTATCTTCGTTTACCAGTGTATTCTTTTGGATTTAGTAGAACCGCATAAAATAACGAGCAGGCCCAAAGAGATAAGGCCCGAATACTTTTGAACTGGATTGGAAGGGGCCGCGCGAACGCAGGCCCCCACTGCCACAAATTATGACGTAGGCTCCACCACTTGGGTAGACCTTAGGCGGGCACCCTTCCGAAGTGCAATGGAAGTCACCAGCCTAGGCCATGGGCCTTCTTGATCGCCCATTGACCCCGTCCAGGTAAGTATATTGCAATTGTTGTACTCCCTTCTCTTTTATATGCCAATGCATCACCCGCACATTCTGATCCCCATGATGTGGGACTTTAGGATTATTCAGCAAGAACTTAACAACTCATGTTTATTCCTCCTCCCAGTTCGAGATACCCAATTCCCCACAATAAGCAATGTAAGTTACATTAGTAGATTAATACATTATATGAATCATGATTACTGTATCATTAAGAAAATACGTATGCTCTATGCTTTgtaaattaaagaaaattgaaCTCAGTTTCAATTAGTTGTTGAACTAATGAATCATATATAGTTTTGTTTCATAGCTCAGAAAATTTAGATTAATCAGTAGGTTTCTATGGCATAATCAATCCTGAATAATAAAgaaaacatatataaaattaaactCATTATTTATACAAACTACACAGATATGAAGTGACACAACAAAAGgcaaaacataattaaaaaaccTCAGCACTCAAGTCTCTCAAGTCTCTGCAGACAAGACTCAAAAATCAGAGGTTGGTGATGGAAgagaaacaagaaacaattacaAGAGAGAGTAAAAAGTGGGAGGGGAATTTAATGTTGCTTCCATCAGATGACCCACCATTTGTTCCTGGAACTCTCTTAGATCCTGCAACTACAACAATAGAATACACCAAACTAAAAAGTGttatcatgcattgaaacatctTTTCTACTAACAATCTTAATTAAACTATTAATTCTGAGTTTACTATATCATGAAAAGGAGGGTAACATTTTTAAAGTTCCTTTACTACAATATTATACCTGAGGGAGAATCTGAACCTGAATATGAAGGTGCAATTGAGCCTTCAGGTGAATCAGCTGGAGATTCAGCTGGGGAACCAAATGGAGATCCCACCGGAGAACCCGAAGATGCTCCTCCATTAACACCTACAAAATTCATGCCATGACCAAATAAGTTATTAGCCTTATATTCTCTCTGTTGTCTTTTATCTGTCACTGTCACTTTTTGATACATCGCTGAATCAACGTATCAGCGATGTATAGAACTTGAATACTTAAGACAATACATTTTCGCATTaacataatttttattttcttacctTTGCATTGGCTTACTGGTGGAGTTTGAACTTTGCAAGCACTAGGAAGAGACAAAGCAAGAGTTTGGTTAATGGGGATTCCCAAATTGGAACCTCCACCATTAAGGACAGAGCATAAGCACTGTGGGGAAGATTTAACCACACTTGAGAGTTGAGAGCAACATGAAGATGATGGTGTTGATGAGCTTCCCATTATGTAGTTCAAGCAAGGACTCAAGCTAGTTAATGTGCTTGTGcaacttgatgatgatgatgattgagcTTTAGCTTCTTGGTTCCACATTGTGGCCCCCACAACAAGAACCATAATAACTAAGCTCAAAGAAGATCTTGCCATTACTTCCAATGTTAGAATACTAAGATTTCTCAATGCCTTGTTCTTGTGTATGTGTGTGGATTGAGAAACTAACTAGTTGATGATGTTTTGAGTGAGACTTGAACAAAGAGTTATATAGAAAGAGAAAAGATGTTTCAAGAAAATGAACAAGTAAATGTAGGTTGCCAACCCTTTCTAATTTGATGACATTATCATACATACAAAGGTTAATGTTGTCGTATAACTATAGCTAACGGACtgttttatttcaatttaatgTAATAAGAATGCTGTAGTAACGagatatagctcaaatggcatagtttcTATATCCTCACTTAGAGATTTAAAATTCGAGTCTTACTTCTAactttgaaaaaaatataaaataaaataagagtttTGCATTAACCATATCGTATTTTTTTGAAATTGTCTTCAAATTGTTTATTTTACTACACTTTCTAGCCTCACATATATTAATGTTTAAAACTTTATTTGGATCTAATTTTTAGTAGAAATGATTgtataattaagaattaattaatcTGGTTCAAGATGGAATAACAATTAAGAGTATTTATCTCATTAAATACGCGTGTTTAGGGAACATCAAACTTCATAAAAATAAGTATAAAaagatattataaaaaatattttgtataaaaCATTAAAATGGATAATTTTGTACCTTTATGTGAATTTATCTAACATTAAGttgttctatttttaaaatttgtgcacCTAGACAAAGTTAGATGCTTATTTGAAACATAAGAGAATAGTTTAGTATTAAAATATGCTAAAACAAAAAGATGCCAAATGAGAAgtgtattgatttttttttcatacaTTTGGTTTTGAAAAACGAAAATATGCATTCTAACCAACCATACCAAATACAGCAATTGGAATTAACAAAATATATTCCAATATACATGTTGGTTAAAGTAGTTGAACTCCTAAATCATCAAATTCAAATCTACCAATTCTTTTTCGTTGAGTCATTGCAATGTATAAATCATGTCCTTATCTTATGATCAAACCAATCAACATCCAAAGACACTTACCTACAATCAAATCATTCTTTAACCCACCAAAGACTAATATGGGACAACTCACATATGCTTTCCAAATCACTATGATATCAACCGTACTAATTATAATTATGGGTTCACTAAACTTGGTTAAGGGTCAAATTACTACACCATGCACAACATCAATGATAACCAATTTCACACCATGTGCAAACTTCATCACAGGAAGTTCAAGTAATGGATTAGCACCATCATCTTCATGTTGTGATTCACTAAGGTCTTTGATGAGTAATAGTATAGATTGTGCTTGCCTTGTGATATCAGCCAATGCTCCAATCCCATTACCTATTAACAGTGTTCTTGCCCTTTTTCTTCCACAAGCATGCAACATCAATGAACTTCCTTTACAGTGCAAAGGTGTGTCCTTATTCcttaaagttttgattttggaggGAGAGGCAAAGAAGGGCTTCaaagtataaaattaatttaatccaATTTTCATACTAATCCCATAATTTCAATAGGGAGACAGTTATTTTGCAGCCGGCtaaattttttaattctaaattctaaatcctcaatttttttttaattttaaattctaaactctaaattttaaatcttaaatattATACCATAAATCCTAatcttaaaccctaaaaccttaaACCTCCTAAAAACGATGGTTACAAAaacaatttataataaaaaaattaactaaagttgcctaattaaaaattagttttctATACTTATTCTAATTTGTTTCCTGTTATTttcttcaaaaatcaaaattcacaaatatatCCCAAAAGGGGTTTGATAAGTGCTGGTTAAGTTTGGAATTTGGATAATTGGATGAAACTATCTAAACTCAACATTACCTTGTGTAATTGAGTTACATTACTCTATATTATCTTATAAGAGATGCCTATCTAAATtaccacatgattgacaattTCTCAAAGCTCaaacataatttaaaaaataataatattttttcgtAATAATCTAAATTACTAATATTCCTATTACATAATAATGTGTCAAAACGTACCTTTTCCCATTGTTATTTTCTTAATGAAATATTTAAATAGCTAATGAAGTATTGTTATTGTACATTATTGCAGCTTCTGGCTCTCCTATACCAGCTCCAGGTAGTTACTTTGTTCAATTGCTATACTATTTTGTAATTTAGCATGTTTTCCGTTTTCACATTCTTCCTTATGATAAAATTCCATCTCTGTCTAAATCCCATATTGAGTTAAATTTCAATTTGGATAAACTgttttatatatagaaaatatttaTTCGCAGGTCCAGCAATGCTTGGATCAAATGACCAATCACTTCCTCCAATAGCTGAATCCCCACTAAGCCCACAAGGTATTTATGAAATCCCTCAATTtgctaattaaaatttaatatgacTAAGTTGTGTAAAAGACAATGATTTATTGCTCTTTGTTAATGTACTTACTTTCCATgaaaattttggcaaaataatGTGACATTAATTTATCTTATACTTGAGTGCAGCTTCTGAGGCACCCAATTTTGAGACTTCACAACCAACATTGGCACCACTAGAAGCAAAATCAAAACCattgaagaagaataagaactcaAGAAAACTCCAGGAATACAGTTACCAATAATGGATTCCTGTTATTATTGTATTGTTTTATCTTGTTGGTCATCTTTGGCATTTGAAacttgaaagaaataaaaagtagTTGCAATGTTTTAGCTTACCCTTAAGATAAATATTTCCAAGGACTCGTATGATATCAAACAAATTCAACTTTGCTGTGTTTCAGTAACAAGATCACTTTGATTCCTTTCATACAACATAGGTACAGAAATAGTTCTGTGATGGTACTCAAGCTGAAACACTCTTGAAAACTCTTCAATCAAGGAGTTGCGAGTAATACCAATTAGACCGCCATCATCATGCATAATAGAATGCAGATCATTTGTTCCGTTAGCAGCCATATTTGATGATTGAGCTTCTCTCAGTAACAACCCTTTAATGCTTCCAACCTCGCGGTTGCGTATGCCACATGGGATGATCCATTTGAAGGGAGTCAAATCTGTTGTGACATTAAGTGCTAAGCCATGGTATGTTATCCAATGAGACACTCTTATACCTACAGCTGCAACTTTCTCATTTCCTGGagcaaatttcaacaaatttcaaCGAGGAGTTAGGAGAActtcaaaaaagaaaacaatgGTTTTGGGCTAATCAATCCATCAACTAATTTATGTCGTGAGAGCTTAGGTATCAGGCAGTAGCATATAATTTATATATGTCCTTGTAGAAGCCATTCTATAAGCTGAAACCAAATTAAGCCAACCCGAGAGTTCATCTAACGTTGTATAATTGTAAAGCTAGACTAAAACTCATGAGAGTTTAGTCGTGAAGTCATAAACTTAATTGGAAATGTAAACTGGTATACTTGTAAGAGTTTACCAGTTAGCCAGAAAGATTGTAAACTTGGCTGCAATATCTAAAATGTTAAACATGACCAGGACTAATTTATCCAACCTATTTTGAATTGAATCGATAAAGCCAATGATCTTGAATATCAAGCTAATCTTTCATGATATAtgaaattataatattatattcTTATGAACCTAAATTTGAGTGGTATTATTATCAAAAGTATACAAGTCTAAGGTTGCATAGTAGCAAAAAAAAGGAACTTAGACTTACCAACCCAGACACCAGTTAAACCTTCCACTCGAGAAGCTTGAATGGAAAATGTCGAAGAAAGAACACGAATGACAAGCTCTTCCAGTGTCCTGAGGTACCAATGTAGATCCATCTTGTGTCTTCTTAGATTGATAATAGGGTACAGAACTAGCTGGCCAGGACCATGGTATGTAACTTCACCACCTCGCTCAGTACGATAAACATTAAAGGGTGCATTGTTGATGTTGAAATTTAGGTTGTCCTTGGTACTGGCAGTACCCAATGTATACACAGAAGGGTGCTGCAGAACAATAAGGGTGTCACTGCAATCTCCTTCATTCTCAAGCTGAGCCTTCTTTTCCTTCACAATGTCTTTCTGCCAAGACCATGCCACTTCGTAAGGGACTTGCTCTTGGTGCAAATCAAAGAGCTCGCAGCTGCGCAATTTCCTTAACACTGTTGGTGAGAATTTTTCAAGTGTTAAATGTGTATAAACAGAATAGTAGTGCGACTTACAGCCTTGCTCCGTAAGATGTGAATTTGGATGGTTTCAGATATGAGAATTGGAATGACTTGGACAGGTTGGAGTGGGTGTGCAAAGGTAGAGAAGGACATGGAGGCGCTGATGAAGGGACTGTATTCAACAAATTCATGTCTGATTACGGGATACTGCGTGTTTGTGAGATGAAAATACCGGCGATATCAAAGACGGTGGCAACAAAGGACAATAGGAGGCGATCAATGTATCAAGTCCAATTTGAATTCATTACCTTTATATAATCATGGTCAGGAGTAACACTAAAATCCCATTTAGAAGCATAAACAACTGCCTGGTCTTCTGCAAATTCAGTTTCGTATATGACCTAAAAATTGACACAGATTAGCATTTattctctaaaaataaaaaaaataattaaaaaaagattcAATAGTATTCTAATTCTATCTTATGTAATCAACATAAATTGACAGCTTCAAGATTTACATATTTAAGTCAAAcagatcaatgcacatgtatcTAAACCACACAGACCCACAATTTTCTAATAGTAtttaaacttttgaaaaaaaataatacaagagagcaaggttctgaaaaccgaaccggtcatcgaaccgttcTAATTACTAGTTTACTGGTTCACTGATTCAACAGGTTCAACCATGGTTCAACTggaaaaaccgttttataataaaataataaataaattaaaaatttaatacccTAAAACATAACTGCAGTCATCAATAAACCTGTAGACAAAGTGGTTACCCTAGAAGAAGGGGGAACTGGTGGTAGCTCACATATAGACTTGGGAGAATTGGTTAAAGATGcctatataatttaaaaaaaaaaaaaaagggttagtAGACACCATATTGTGCTTCGCGACAAGGATGATTCATGGGTTCCCTGGTTATCCATGCTTTGCGACGAGGATCAAACACTTCAATGGTCGACACCATTGTGCTTCCATCAAAGCCACCAAGTGCATGCCTACAAGGGGAATGGATAAGTTCATAACGGTGCAAAATCAGTCACATAAGTTGTTACTAGCAAAGAAACTAGTGCAAGTCTTAATCTAAGAAATGCATAGCTGGCAAAATTCATATGCTGAATTAACTAACTTAACAATCGAAGCACAATTAAGCCCAAAGCATAGTTTTAATTGACTTAATTGAACACAAAAAAGCACAGCAGTGAACAGCAGAGCGCAAAAAAACACAGCACAGCAGCAAAGAAGACACAAACCAGAGTACAACATAGCATAGCAGCAGTGAGCAGAGCCATTCAATAATCAATATAATTTGATAATTTCtgaactaaaaaaaataacacGAACAGCATGCACTAGTAGTGAGCTTTGTGATACGATAAGAGTATTAAGCACCAACTTAAATTACAAGTATTCCTTTAGGGAATGAGCACAAAATTTATCATCAAGAAACTTTAACAAAATTTAACAACAGAAAAAAAGCAAGAACAAACCAGTAACAATTTATCGGGATCAATTTATCATCAATCAGTAAGCCAGTAACAGTTAATCAACCCAGGACAAACAAGAACAAGCCAGTAACAGAGTAAAAATTTATCATCAAGCAGTGAGCAAAGCCAGTCAACTAAGAGAAAGCACCGAGCACTGACTGAGCATCCGAGGCATTACCTTCGGCGAGGGAAGTGACCAGAGATTTGAGGGAGAGCGATGGACGACGGGAAGCTGGTGACGAACACTAGCGAGCTGGCGACGAACACGATAGACAGACGACGGCGGAGCAGGACCTGGAGACGCTGACGTTGGGGGAATGGAAGGGCCTTCGAGCACGACGAAACAGGAGGATTGGCGAACGACCACGACGAATCAAGCGGCGACGGTGAAATCAACGGCGGCGCGATGGAGGCTAGGGTTGTATTTTGGGGAGAAATAAAGAGAGTATGTACGAGACTGAGGAATCTGGAATGGGACTCGAGAGGGGGACGAGGGCTTCAGGTGAGGACCGAGGAGAACCTGGCTCTTCTTAGTATGGCGGTTTTTGATGTTGAACCAAACCGCATAAGCATTCGGTTCACTGCTGAATCGGTCCGgtctaattttcaaaatcataagAGAGAGCATAATTGTTAGAATCAAATCGACGATCGATTCCGTCATATTACTGGACTACTGGTTCAATTGTTGGATCACCGATTGAACCAATTAATCCAGTCCTatttaaataaaagtataaaatagTCAATCAACAAGTATTAAACTTATATTAGTAGGAAATAAATGCCTTCATTAACACTTTAACATCAATCAAATCtcaatttctaaaaataacttgCAGAAAAATACCAATTAGCATTAAACCTATATTAATACAATCATGCATTAGTAACAAATAAGAGTAACAATCAAGTATTAAATCTATATtaaaacaacaacaatcaaatatTAACAACAATTAAGTAATCCCAACTAGCATCTAATTCCTATTCTAAATCTACATTAAAAGTTTAAAATGACAACAATTTATATACAAATTTCAATTGGCATCAAATTCCAATTACtttaaaatttcttttcaagtgtcattttatataaatataaattccaATAAACATCAATTTATCTATTCTAAATCTACTTAGAACAAtaacaatcaaatttt from Arachis ipaensis cultivar K30076 chromosome B02, Araip1.1, whole genome shotgun sequence harbors:
- the LOC107624938 gene encoding non-specific lipid-transfer protein-like protein At2g13820 isoform X2, whose amino-acid sequence is MARSSLSLVIMVLVVGATMWNQEAKAQSSSSSSCTSTLTSLSPCLNYIMGSSSTPSSSCCSQLSSVVKSSPQCLCSVLNGGGSNLGIPINQTLALSLPSACKVQTPPVSQCKGKKIKMTDKRQQREYKANNLFGHGMNFVGVNGGASSGSPVGSPFGSPAESPADSPEGSIAPSYSVAGSKRVPGTNGGSSDGSNIKFPSHFLLSLVIVSCFSSITNL
- the LOC107624937 gene encoding non-specific lipid transfer protein-like 1; this encodes MIKPINIQRHLPTIKSFFNPPKTNMGQLTYAFQITMISTVLIIIMGSLNLVKGQITTPCTTSMITNFTPCANFITGSSSNGLAPSSSCCDSLRSLMSNSIDCACLVISANAPIPLPINSVLALFLPQACNINELPLQCKASGSPIPAPGPAMLGSNDQSLPPIAESPLSPQASEAPNFETSQPTLAPLEAKSKPLKKNKNSRKLQEYSYQ
- the LOC107624938 gene encoding non-specific lipid-transfer protein-like protein At2g13820 isoform X1; translation: MARSSLSLVIMVLVVGATMWNQEAKAQSSSSSSCTSTLTSLSPCLNYIMGSSSTPSSSCCSQLSSVVKSSPQCLCSVLNGGGSNLGIPINQTLALSLPSACKVQTPPVSQCKGKKIKMTDKRQQREYKANNLFGHGMNFVGVNGGASSGSPVGSPFGSPAESPADSPEGSIAPSYSGSDSPSVAGSKRVPGTNGGSSDGSNIKFPSHFLLSLVIVSCFSSITNL
- the LOC107624938 gene encoding non-specific lipid-transfer protein-like protein At2g13820 isoform X4, which translates into the protein MARSSLSLVIMVLVVGATMWNQEAKAQSSSSSSCTSTLTSLSPCLNYIMGSSSTPSSSCCSQLSSVVKSSPQCLCSVLNGGGSNLGIPINQTLALSLPSACKVQTPPVSQCKGVNGGASSGSPVGSPFGSPAESPADSPEGSIAPSYSVAGSKRVPGTNGGSSDGSNIKFPSHFLLSLVIVSCFSSITNL
- the LOC107624938 gene encoding non-specific lipid-transfer protein-like protein At2g13820 isoform X3, coding for MARSSLSLVIMVLVVGATMWNQEAKAQSSSSSSCTSTLTSLSPCLNYIMGSSSTPSSSCCSQLSSVVKSSPQCLCSVLNGGGSNLGIPINQTLALSLPSACKVQTPPVSQCKGVNGGASSGSPVGSPFGSPAESPADSPEGSIAPSYSGSDSPSVAGSKRVPGTNGGSSDGSNIKFPSHFLLSLVIVSCFSSITNL
- the LOC107624938 gene encoding non-specific lipid transfer protein GPI-anchored 2 isoform X6, whose translation is MARSSLSLVIMVLVVGATMWNQEAKAQSSSSSSCTSTLTSLSPCLNYIMGSSSTPSSSCCSQLSSVVKSSPQCLCSVLNGGGSNLGIPINQTLALSLPSACKVQTPPVSQCKGVNGGASSGSPVGSPFGSPAESPADSPEGSIAPSYSGSDSPSVWCILLL
- the LOC107624938 gene encoding non-specific lipid-transfer protein 3 isoform X5, giving the protein MARSSLSLVIMVLVVGATMWNQEAKAQSSSSSSCTSTLTSLSPCLNYIMGSSSTPSSSCCSQLSSVVKSSPQCLCSVLNGGGSNLGIPINQTLALSLPSACKVQTPPVSQCKGKKIKMTDKRQQREYKANNLFGHGMNFVGVNGGASSGSPVGSPFGSPAESPADSPEGSIAPSYSGSDSPSVWCILLL